GTTTGTTGTACGATCCaacaaaacagttttaaagaatgaaaacatttCTTAACGACAAAAAAGAGTACGCAAGCAAGCAAATTAGGTTATTAAATGTTTAAATATGTCACATCACATTTTCCGGACTCATGTTTTACCATCGGTATTTAGATAATAGGTCTAAAGtctaaaaatgtcaaaaaaaagcctaaactttcaaatttgggatgGAAAAGGCATGAACTTTGAAAATGTCATATTAATTATGAAGTTTTGGTTGACTTCTCAAAAAATAGCTAACTTTCGTTGACTGACCCGTTAAAGGCATGCCGTTAAATTTCCGTTAACAGAATAATAACAGAGTTATCATTTCGTTAGAAAcccaaaacgacgtcgttttaaaatttaaaattaaacagaaaaaatgacTACCACCTGAGCTCAAACATGAGACATGAGAATACTTTTACAAGCATCCAAACCATTTAGACACAATAACATCTTCgtatcaaataacaaaagtttatatttaatattacataattaacagaaactaacaaaactcTATTGTTGCGTGCCATAGCTCTGTATTTTTCTCAAGTTCACAAAACCCAATCgcatttcaatttttatgttgaTTGTGAGATTTGCGATTCAAATATGTGTTATCTTCGTCGAACATGAGCTTTAGATTGTGATTTAATGGatctatatgtattttttctcaattccctcaattttgaaaccaaattattaaaaaggttTGAGAAGATGAACAAAATTACAGTTTTGATACCTAAGAGCTGGTTAATGCTCAAACCATAACAAagatcaataaaacaaaaatcgctCACTCCGATATCTATCTAATGGAACGAAACCAAAACGCCGATGGAATCCTGTTTACGGAGAGAACTCCGATTCTAGGGATAGAGGAGATGAATGAAAATACGAATtgttgagtatatatatacattagtGTTTGTCACTTTGACAAAATGTAATTGTGGGTCAATGGTTTATAATCTCGTAATGAGTTTCTCATGGTAGCGGTTCGAATCTTGGCAAGGttcattttttctgtttaattttaaaatttaaaacgacgtcgttttaaaTTTCTAACGGAGTGATAACTCTGTTATTATTCTGTTAACGAAAATTTAACGGCAAGCCTTTAACGGCTCGGTCAACAAAACTTAGCTATTTTTTTGAGAAATCAACTAAAACTTCATGATTAATACGACATTTAcaaagttcatgtttttttcattccaaatttgaaagttcaggctttttttgatatttttccccaaaaaaaatcGGCCACATGCACATTTTGAATTAAGCTAGAGATATGTAGgattaattagtttatttcaagaaattttttctttttttctcaaataatCCAGTAACTACTTTGATAACAGTCCCATTCGACGCCCTAAGTATATCCTATTACTTGTTCGTACCACGCTAAATTGAGAAgcacaaataaataaacaatgtCCATCAAAGCATATTGattataagtttaaaaatataaaagccTCAATAATGAATTTCTTTCAGCATAGGCATATagctaataaaatattaatttacagAAAATTAAATAGTTTTACAAAGAAACATTTAAATTTAGGGCAACAAAACAAGTCCAAATTACTTGACGTAGTTTGACGATGCTAATTTGTTGTCCGATTAATTGATTGTAAGCTGAtgaaataagaataaaaaaataaaggaataaGTTGTAAGTTTACATGCTTGTGGGAATCAAAGCATGTAGTAactatttcataattttacGTAAGTTTTGTCTTATTACTAGCCCTGATTTTAGCTTAACAATGCGAGTTAATTCGACACCTAAGTAATCGTATCTTAAACTAAATCTAGATCCCTAATCGAATAACTTACATTAAACtaaagtgtatatatatatatcgaaaatgtaagaaaaaaagatggagaCAATAAAGGAGAATGTAACAGGTGAATCTTTCAGAGGGATCGAGGAACATCACTCATCACGATAAGTGACATTCTTTTGCATATTGTGGAATTGGAGTGAATCCCTAGACCCACATCACCCTATATATCAATCCCACTTCCAActcttatattttaatttatatacattccaacaatcatattatatacacatatcTATCATACAAGCTAATAAGCTcactatatatagtttatacgCGTCGGTTTGAATATTATATCGTACTACTCCCCCTAAAATAATACTAGTTGCAACTTTTAAGATGTTAGTAATAATTCAAGAGATTTCTTACAATATTTTAGCAAGCTGGAGAATGTTTAGAGATATAGATAATTTATACATCCAAGGCAAGAATGATAGCAAAGCACAATATAATaagaagtaaacaaataatgttcttttgtaaattaaatatttgagttTAAATTCAAAGGTTATTGTATAGTAGTTACTTCATATTGATTGACGTCACAAAATCAAATCGCGTTTATGTGACTACGACGGTCTTGGAAAAGTCATGCGATATATTCTGAAATAGCCAATATTGTCTAATTATAATTGAGACTATATGCATGGTAGATCAAATTATCACATCATTACTAAGTCATgaaataggaaaaaaacaatgagaatCTTTAAGAATTAATAAGAAATGGGGTTAGATTAGAGTtgcaagaaaaacaaatgagaaGAAGGTTTTTGAGAAGTGAAAGCTCCAAGAGGAAAGTGACAAAATAGAGCATAAGTGCATGTGATGTTCCATCTCACTCACTGCCAACCCCAAATGGGTTCACATTTCCAATCTTTACTTTATTCTCCATCGTCTCTTTCCTTACATTATCTTTgcttttctttactttttaataaaataatataattagatCTTAGGACTATGTatagaaactaaaacatatcACATCTTACtacatattttcatatattttttttaatagcaTTTAAACTATACTACagcaaaaattatttatttcaattgaTTTATCATGAGATAACCATAAACCATAATCATTTAGCCAAAGATTAGcgttacaaaaacaattagaaGTTGCAAAAActtcataaaaaatattgttatgtacgaccatatatataatattttttttttcttgggaggattgaagaaaatattcaattattctagttttagaaaataaaatgtactttgcacaaaaataaaagaaaatgtacatGAACCGCTAATTTTTTTGCATGAACCGCACAAAAGCTCATTCGTTCTCTCCTTAATatacactagattttaacccgcggtataccgcgaaacaatttttttttttaaatcagtatatataaaagtttgcaaattatatttatctataaattatttttattttatagtttactgttgttattaagtaacgtccttcCAAACCCGTTCCGCCAAACCCATCCCGTAAAAAAAACCCGCAATACAccgctaatttaaatatataatgaaaataaatgttttacgggattgcaattgtattttagtttgtcaaacaaatttttgttttaaataattgtcgaaatctagttcaaattttggagaaataagtttagtgaattgataaaaaatgtatttaggtgtgttttgctcattttaagggattgcaattgtattttggttcaCATCACTAACATAATTGTATTTAGGTGTGTTTTGCTAACCTAAATCattatacaaaaatgtatattgttctatatatacatttttgcaacccttttaacaaataaatcctggagttgAGATTATTTACAATGTTATGCCATTGAAACTATTACTTTGAATTTAATTTCGGAAATTATATTtaccaaatttgaatttaatttcgAAAATATTAACCAAAAACGATTATTACCAAATATGTAGAGCCATAAACTATGTTAAGTAATGCCCTGACAACACTAACATAAATGTATTTAGGTGTGTTTTGCTAACCGAaatctaattcaaattttggagaaatttgCGTGATATATGagattgaaatatatttggaatgttttttatttgttaattaatttattgcagaaaaaaataaataattaaaagccagtggcagccattgtaaataagttccaactccaggatttatttcataaaatggctgcaaaaatgtatatatagatgtccCGACTAGATGGACTTTTACATATGTACTTACTTATTCCTTAATATACATGTCTTTCTTCTAATCCTCCTCTTTCTTGGTAATAATGTCTAACGAGatcaccaaaaactcatattcaccaaataaaaatctccAAAGAACTTCTTAGATAAGTCATTACtcatttttctaaaaagaGTCTACACTttatccacacaaaaaaaaagagagtgtacacaaatacttttaattagggcatatatatatttatgtacgTATGTGTCAATATATAGTTACGATGATGCATGTGGGAGGCAGATTGggagaaagaaaagcaaaagcattAGCATAGGGAAACTAACGAATTTTGTATAACTCCAAGGGATTTTCTCTTCTCCCCTAAAGTTCTATTCTCTAATTAATTACTGTAaaaattctcttctttatttcatttttgtcagattattgttaatttgttttttttgtttgttcctcTGAATTTCGTTCTATTTTCTCGAATTTCGATGTTACTTTGCCTTCTCCAGATTACTCTTTTTCTTGGAAATACTTGCTTTTGCCAAAGAAGGttaatgtgtttttcttttcatattttgttgttttggtcgATAGTGTTCTCACAGTTTGATTGGCAGTTGATTTCGATTCCTTTGCATCACAATCAATATTAAAGTAAGCATATCCAGTtattataccaaaaaaagaaaaagaatgttttgttttgtttttatccaAGACCTTGCGAATacaagacaaagaagagaatgatGTTGTTGAGAATAGTTTTACATAAGGTTATCAGATTAAACTAGCAAGGATATTAtctttaatatatacaaaaaaagtgACGAAACTTTTTATACATAGTTTCAAATAACACGAAGTTGCCCAAATATATTCAAACAACGCAAtatcttcaaaacaaaatacgtATACAAGAATGTGGactatcacaaaaaaaagccAGTAAAATTCGTATATCATGAAAATTTGTATGATCTACGAACATGTTACTCCATAAGGTATTAGTGCTTGGTATTTGCCTGCAATCACTGAGATATGGCATGAACAATGGACGACATATAATGTGTAGAAACACTAGCTGCTCTCATATGAGGAGACGAGAGGTAAAAAGGCtaccaaagaaaaacagaaccaCAGTTTGAAGACTGATAAACAGAGTTGCCAAAACGTATTATAaggttttatatatgttacaaaCAGAATAATCCAGAAACAGCAGCaacattttgtaatttctCTATCTATACAAAAGTTAAAGTTGCCACTCCAGCAAAAGGAGTAAAAGAAGGCACAAATTCTGCAAAGAAGCCAATCTTGTCATAACTTGCTAGGGATCACATCACGGGAAAGCTTGGTCGGCTTTACAAACATGTCTTGGGTCTCTGCAATGAACTTGGCAAACTGAGATCCTttcgtttgtttgttattaCCATCTTTGAGTAACTTAGGCAGATTGGGTAGAGACTGCTCAGTCTTTGGTGATAGTGATGGCATCAAAGCCCAAATGGATGAGAGTTCTTCGCTAGGTTGATCAAGTGTTTGAAGGATCGTTGTGTTCTGCATATCTGTTTTAAGACGGGAACAATAATAAGCAAACACTTTTTGACACATCTACTCTCTATTCTGCTTCCATAAGTGAAACAAACCAACAAGATTAGACAAACCTTCTGCAAACTTGAAGATTGGTGCCAAGACTGCACATGGGATGCTGAAGTTGAGATGCGGTATAACAGTCCCCGCTCCATGTCTTGCGTTGCTGCAGATACAGAAAACATAGCAATGAACAATCAACTACATATCATCATGATTAAAGAAGAACTGTCCGTTTCTAATGACACATCTCATCAATGGATCTAAAAGACCTACGTATTGTATTTGAGAATGATTTTCGGTTACCTGGTAACAAGTCCAATCATATGGCCACTTGAATTGAGAACAGCACCACCACTGCCACCAGGATGCACAGCAGCTGTTGTTTCGAGCATAGCGGGGAACTCTGCGACTTCTTGAGAAATGGATTGCGTATTCAATCTCCTCTTTGCGTGAACTACCTTTGCTACAACTCCAGAACAAATAGAAGGAGAAAGCCCTAATAACAAACACAGAAGAATAGAGAGGATCATTTATTTCTTCCATTTAAGGACACTTGGCACATGTAAGGCACAAGAGAATGTAATTTCAGGGTGTGCAAAGAAATCTATGCAAGATTATGGAAGCACAACATAAGCAAGAATTGAGCAAAAATCTGATTCAACAAGACAATTCTAGGATTAACGGAGTCTTTACCACATCTTGGTCCGAAGAGTCCATGTCCAACAACATGCGCTGTTGTACCcaaaggaggagaagaaaaattgGCAGTAATAGGTTGGAGCTTTCCAGGGACATATTCTAGCTGCAGTAAGGCAATATCTAATTGTTCCTTGCAAATATAGACCACGTTTGCAGGACACCAAGTCCAAGAATCTAGGTGACACAAACGCACACGTATGTCTCTATGCCCAGTCTGAAGGAAATTGTGTTTGTATTCCCTGATGTTCTCTCCAACAGACGAATAATGATTTCGTGGAGCTTTCCGTGGCAATGTTTGACTCTTCTGTTCCCAAAATTTACTTCCCGTGGAAGAAAATTCCTCGGCTCCTAAGACATAGGGTTTAAATCCTTCACCATATACACCACCTTTTCCATACCTCCACGGCTCAAGCAGGTGAGCATTTGTTAGTATGAGACCATGTTCGTTAAGAATAATACCAGAAGCCCAAACACCATCATTGACCGTAATAAGACAAACTGATTCCATCGCCTTCTCAATAGCCACTTGTGCAGGAATACTAGCATCTGATTTAACACTTAGGACTTCGCTCCCCCACTGACTTGCTTTTCCTTCTACAGATGGTTCCTCAAGCAGCAAGTGGCTGCAAGCAGTTGTGATTGCTCCCCATGGAACCACCAGCTGCTACCGA
This sequence is a window from Arabidopsis thaliana chromosome 1 sequence. Protein-coding genes within it:
- the DEG15 gene encoding protease-like protein (DEG15; CONTAINS InterPro DOMAIN/s: Serine/cysteine peptidase, trypsin-like (InterPro:IPR009003); BEST Arabidopsis thaliana protein match is: DegP protease 1 (TAIR:AT3G27925.1); Has 3917 Blast hits to 3716 proteins in 1340 species: Archae - 34; Bacteria - 3021; Metazoa - 72; Fungi - 16; Plants - 139; Viruses - 0; Other Eukaryotes - 635 (source: NCBI BLink).) translates to MDVSKVVSFSRNFAVLVKVEGPDPKGLKMRKHAFHQYHSGNATLSASGILLPRDIFLSGEVAAKVLFEAGQDMALVLTVASVVEPFLTLGHRTSSSISQDPVKLIPGAMIEIMVEGQLKSEKEAPFWVPAQLLSLVDVPVSSAALQSLIEASSGSKDSGWDIGWSLVSAANGSQPSINIEHYSKPLMQLDEPHNANFMAKSATRMAILGVPLSLLGQPSMNFASSSSKGDTLVALGSPFGILSPVNFFNSVSTGSIANSYPSGSLKKSLMIADVRCLPGMEGAPVFAKNGHLIGILIRPLRQKNSGVEIQLVVPWGAITTACSHLLLEEPSVEGKASQWGSEVLSVKSDASIPAQVAIEKAMESVCLITVNDGVWASGIILNEHGLILTNAHLLEPWRYGKGGVYGEGFKPYVLGAEEFSSTGSKFWEQKSQTLPRKAPRNHYSSVGENIREYKHNFLQTGHRDIRVRLCHLDSWTWCPANVVYICKEQLDIALLQLEYVPGKLQPITANFSSPPLGTTAHVVGHGLFGPRCGLSPSICSGVVAKVVHAKRRLNTQSISQEVAEFPAMLETTAAVHPGGSGGAVLNSSGHMIGLVTSNARHGAGTVIPHLNFSIPCAVLAPIFKFAEDMQNTTILQTLDQPSEELSSIWALMPSLSPKTEQSLPNLPKLLKDGNNKQTKGSQFAKFIAETQDMFVKPTKLSRDVIPSKL